The sequence TTCGGGCGTCTCTGGGTCGCCGTCTGGGCTGTCCTCTGCTGCATCAGCACACTCTTCACCGTCCTCACATATGCGGTAGACGCCCAGCGGTTTCGCTACCCGGAGAGACCGGTCATCTTCCTCTCCGGTTGCTACTTCATGGTAGCGCTTGCGTACGTCACCGGTTTCCTGCTTGAGGACAAAGTGGTTTGTGTGGACAAGTTCAAGGTGGACGGTTACAAGATGGTGATTCAAGGCACCAAGAAAGAGGGCTGCACCATCCTCTTCATGGCCGCCTACTTCTTCGGCATGGCAAGCTCCATCTGGTGGGTCATCCTGTCACTCACCTGGTTCTTATCGGCAGGGATGAAGTGGGGGCACGAGGCCATCGAGGCCAATTCGCGCTACTTCCACACGGCGGCGTGGACGGTGCCGGCGTTGAAAACCGTCACTGTCGTGGCGATGGGACAGGTGGAGGGCGACCTTCTGACCGGCGTGTGCTACGTGGGCGTGTACGACGTGGACGCCCTGCGGGGTTTCGTGCTGGCTCCGCTCTTCATCTACCTCGTCGTCGGCACGTCCTTTCTGCTGGCCGGCTTTGTGTCGCTCTTTCGCATCCGCACCATCATGAAGCTCGGCGGGTCTGAGACGGACAAGCTGGAGAAGCTGATGGTGCGGATCGGCGTGTTCAGCGTGCTGTACGTGCTACCCGCCACCACCGTGGTGGCCTGCCACTTCTACGAGCAGGCCCTGCGTCCGCGGTGGGAGCACACGTGGCGCACGCAGACCTGCAAACGCTTCGCTGTGCCTTGCCCGTCGGGAAACTTTGAGCCACTGACGCCGGACTTTACTGTGTTCTTGATCAAGTACCTGATGACCATGATCGTTGGGATAACGTCAGGCTTCTGGATCTGGTCCGGAAAGACGGTGCAGTCCTGGCGCCGCTTCTATAAGAGACTGAGCGGTTCTGAACTGGGAGATGCCACACTTTAGCAATGTTCAGATCCACTGTTGCCAATTTGCTTTCAGTTATTTATTGGTCTCTGGTACAAACAGTGAAACACACAAATGGAAAATAAGCACACTTGCGAGCTGTTACAGTAAGCAAAAACTCACAACAGGATGCTGGCACAGAGACTAAGCGGCCTTCATTTCTACAACATTCCTAGGAAATTATAATGTCCataactggtgagctattttttttaacaagccctCAACCACCACATTTGTGACCCCCAGAGAAACACCAGGTGGTTATTCATCAAGATGTTAATGTGTGGCTCATGTTTACCCTTATgtagtttttcaaaataaaaacgtggAACAATTTTTAGAAACAATTGAGCtgatttctttcttcttcaGCATCTTTGAGTAACTTTAAAAGCgctatacaaaataaatgtgtttattattatttattattaattatgaaTTGATGTGAATCTTCAACTACCTGTTAGGTGACGTGAAGATGAAACACTGAAGCCTAGTCAGGTTGTGCTATCAAGTGTTTCTAACATTTAGTATTGCCTCACAGTAGAGGTTGGTGGTTCAAATTTTTGCTCTTGCCTTCAGGTGTGGTGTTATCATGCTCTCTATGCCTTTGTGGGGGGTTTTTCCTCGACTTTCTCCCgcttaaaaaaacccaaaacaaaacaaaaaaaacccattggAAACAAGTTTAAGTTGCCTGTCAGCGTGATTGGGTGTCTACATactaaaaggaaaataaataaataaataaatacataaatacataaatgaaataaatacataaatgaaataaatacataaataaataaaccaattaTGGGACAAAAAGGGACTGACAActccttgggtcaatttgattttcgggggtgggggactAACAATGGAAAACAACACTCCAAAAACTTGTTTGGCCTGTCCctttttgatccataattggattttttatttatttattttaacccaACTCCAAAAACAATTCGGTATAAAATAATCCAATCACAAGTCAAATGTGAATAAGAAAGTTTATTTTGACTGagttgagtaaaaaataaaggaaatgaCTACTTGGGTCATTTTGccccattttttctttttttttttttcttgtctacaaaacaacacaaaagtggcctttatttatttatgtatttatttatttatttattttaccaaaaacaacccaatcatggtttaaaaaaatatgaagggactttttttttaattcaattctaaaacatttgtatatatatatatatatataaaaaaatatatgggtcaaaataaaaattttggtcagaactcttcttttttttctccccccccaaaaaaaataattatgggTCAAGATAAAAATTTTGGTCaaaactcttcttttttttttctcccatccatccatcttcttccgcttatccggggtcgggtcgcgggggcagcagcttcaggagggaaacccagacttccctctccccagccacttcaaccagctcctccggtgggatcccgaggcgttcccaggccaaccgagagacatagtctctccagcgtgtcctgagtcgtccccggggcctcccgccagtgggacatacctccccagggaggcgtccaggaggcatccgaaccaaatgcccgagccacctcagctggctcgtctcaacgcggaggagcagcggctcgactctgagtccctcccggatgaccgagcttctcaccctatctctaagggagagcccggacaccctgcggaggaagctcatttcggccgcttgtatccgggatctcgttctttcggtcacgacccacagctcgtgaccataggtgagggttggaacgtagatcgaccggtaaatcgagagctttgccttttggctcagctctttctttaccacgacggaccgatacagagtccgcatcactgcagacgctgcaccgatccgcctgtcgatctcccgctccattctgccctcactcgtgagcaagaccccaagatacttgaactcctccacttggggcaggatctcatccctgacctgaagacgacactccacccttttccgactgaggaccatggtctcggatttggaggtgctgatcttcatcccaaccgcttcacactcggctgcgaaccgctccagtgagaggtgaagatcacggcttgatgaagccaacagcaccgcatcatctgcaaagagcagaaatgcaatgctgaggccaccaaaccggaacccctccacgcctcggctgcgcctagaaattctgtccataaaagttatgaacagaatcggtgacaaagggcaaccttggcggagtccaaccctcaccggaaacgaatccgacttactgccggcaatgcggaccaaactctggcaacggtcgtacagggaccgaacagcc is a genomic window of Festucalex cinctus isolate MCC-2025b chromosome 2, RoL_Fcin_1.0, whole genome shotgun sequence containing:
- the LOC144014431 gene encoding frizzled-7-like; protein product: MATWGTWSWWLCYVLPLLIPPGSAQEQKGFSIPEHGFCQAISIPLCTDIAYNQTIMPNLLGHAYQEDAGLEVHQFYPLVKVQCSPDLKFFLCSMYAPVCTVLEQAIPPCRTLCERARQGCEALMNKFGFQWPERLRCENFPVHGAGEICVGQNNSDSDGPTPAPTPELLNFPSHTSRNPSFSCPPQLQVPAYLGYRFLGAKDCGAPCEVSTPNGLMYFREEELKFGRLWVAVWAVLCCISTLFTVLTYAVDAQRFRYPERPVIFLSGCYFMVALAYVTGFLLEDKVVCVDKFKVDGYKMVIQGTKKEGCTILFMAAYFFGMASSIWWVILSLTWFLSAGMKWGHEAIEANSRYFHTAAWTVPALKTVTVVAMGQVEGDLLTGVCYVGVYDVDALRGFVLAPLFIYLVVGTSFLLAGFVSLFRIRTIMKLGGSETDKLEKLMVRIGVFSVLYVLPATTVVACHFYEQALRPRWEHTWRTQTCKRFAVPCPSGNFEPLTPDFTVFLIKYLMTMIVGITSGFWIWSGKTVQSWRRFYKRLSGSELGDATL